From the genome of Suricata suricatta isolate VVHF042 chromosome 3, meerkat_22Aug2017_6uvM2_HiC, whole genome shotgun sequence, one region includes:
- the LOC115287642 gene encoding heterogeneous nuclear ribonucleoprotein A1-like, whose translation MSKSESSKEPEQLRKLFIGGLSFETTDKSLRSHSEQWGTLTDCVVMRDPNTKHSRGFGFVTYATVEEVDAAMNARPHKVDGRVVEPKRAVSREDSQRPGAHLTVKKIFVGGIKEDTEEHHLRDYFEQYGKIEVIEIMTDRGSGKKRGFAFVTFDDHDSVDKIVIQKYHTVNGHNCEVRKALSKQEMASASSSQRGRSGSGNFGGGRGGGFGGNDNFGRGGNFSGRGGFGGS comes from the coding sequence ATGTCTAAGTCAGAGTCTTCCAAAGAGCCTGAACAGCTGCGGAAGCTTTTCATCGGAGGTTTGAGCTTTGAAACAACCGATAAGAGTCTGAGGAGCCATTCTGAGCAATGGGGAACGCTTACGGACTGTGTGGTAATGAGAGATCCGAACACCAAGCACTCCAGAGGTTTTGGCTTTGTCACCTATGCCACTGTGGAGGAGGTGGATGCAGCCATGAATGCAAGGCCACACAAGGTGGATGGAAGAGTTGTAGAACCAAAGAgggctgtctctagagaagattctcaaagacctggtgcccacttaactgtgaaaaagatttttgtcggtggcattaaagaagacactgaagaacatcatctaagagattattttgaacagtatgggaaaattgaagtgattgaaatcatgactgacagaggcagtggcaaaaagagaggctttgcttttgtaacatttgacgaccatgactctgtagacaagattgtcattcaaaaataccatACTGTGAACGGCCACAACTGTGAAGTAAGGAAGGCTCTATCTAAACAAGAGATGGCCAGTGCTTCTTCCAGCCAAAGAGGTCGAAGTGGTTCTGGAAACTTCGGTGGTGGTCGTGGAGGTGGTTTTGGTGGGAATGACAACTTTGGTCGTGGAGGAAACTTCAGTGGGCGTGGTGGCTTTGGTGGCAGTTGA